One window of the Mycobacterium sp. SVM_VP21 genome contains the following:
- a CDS encoding DUF2652 domain-containing protein codes for MAIRRAVLVIADIGGYTAYMNWNRTHLVHAQMAVAALLESVIDAAKGMKLAKLEGDAAFFWAPDGDAQVLVSERLSRMHQAFLNRRARIENGRNCHCESCEQLMNLSLKFVAHEGEVAEQKVKRHTELAGVDVILVHRMLKNLVPVPEYVLMTDAVAQRLDEPVRAVCTPLVHDFEGLGQTSTYYLDLAKSAVPPPPDAMGFRGRMRFRWKALPFVVGAKEPCEGFRGLGRGTPELSKG; via the coding sequence ATGGCCATCCGGCGCGCCGTGCTCGTCATTGCCGACATCGGCGGATACACCGCATACATGAACTGGAACCGGACCCATCTGGTGCACGCCCAGATGGCAGTGGCCGCGCTACTGGAATCGGTCATCGATGCCGCCAAGGGCATGAAACTGGCGAAGCTGGAGGGCGACGCCGCCTTCTTCTGGGCGCCCGACGGTGACGCCCAGGTGTTGGTGAGTGAGCGGTTGTCGCGGATGCATCAGGCGTTCCTGAATCGTCGGGCCCGTATTGAGAACGGCCGCAACTGTCACTGCGAGAGCTGCGAGCAGCTGATGAACCTCTCGTTGAAGTTTGTCGCCCATGAGGGCGAGGTGGCCGAGCAGAAGGTCAAGCGCCACACCGAACTTGCCGGCGTAGACGTCATCCTGGTGCATCGGATGCTCAAGAACCTGGTGCCGGTTCCCGAATACGTGTTGATGACCGATGCCGTCGCGCAACGGCTAGACGAGCCGGTTCGTGCGGTGTGCACACCGTTGGTGCACGACTTCGAAGGATTGGGCCAAACGTCCACGTACTACCTGGATCTGGCGAAGTCGGCGGTACCACCGCCGCCGGACGCCATGGGATTTCGCGGCAGGATGCGGTTTCGCTGGAAGGCGCTGCCATTCGTGGTCGGTGCCAAGGAACCCTGCGAGGGATTTCGCGGCTTGGGCCGTGGGACCCCCGAACTCTCGAAAGGCTGA
- a CDS encoding MerR family transcriptional regulator yields MTEYRIDDLARQAGTTTRNVRVYQESGLLPRPQRRGRVAIYTDRHLKQLQAIIRLLGEGFTVKHILKFLTGLQRGEALVEVLDLADLAELVTAPWSRPVSQTMTLEQLEARLGRLDAPLLRRLTASGVIEPTDADDVYRVADTDQIDDLATLMSRGMPLAEMLETVTAVDKKLDAAAELLTRTGHAEVVRQRGPGWLPSNDEELAWAADLVDAMRRVARRSAHASLDRAFDAAVRAELRQYRQTSPEHEGRLQDNA; encoded by the coding sequence GTGACCGAGTACCGGATCGACGATCTTGCGAGACAGGCTGGGACCACCACTCGCAACGTCCGGGTGTACCAGGAAAGCGGTCTGTTGCCCCGGCCCCAGCGCCGAGGCCGGGTCGCGATCTATACCGACCGGCACCTGAAGCAGTTGCAGGCGATCATCCGTTTGCTCGGCGAGGGATTCACGGTCAAGCACATCCTGAAGTTCCTGACCGGGCTGCAGCGCGGGGAGGCCTTGGTCGAAGTTTTGGACCTGGCTGATCTGGCAGAGTTGGTGACCGCGCCATGGTCACGTCCGGTGTCGCAGACCATGACGCTCGAACAATTGGAGGCGCGGCTGGGTCGGTTGGACGCACCATTGCTGCGGCGCCTGACCGCCAGTGGAGTCATCGAACCGACCGACGCCGACGACGTCTACCGGGTGGCCGACACGGATCAGATCGATGATCTCGCCACGCTGATGTCACGCGGGATGCCGTTGGCGGAGATGCTGGAGACCGTGACCGCCGTCGACAAGAAACTGGACGCCGCCGCCGAGCTTCTGACCCGCACCGGACACGCCGAGGTGGTTCGGCAGCGCGGACCCGGGTGGTTGCCGAGCAATGACGAGGAACTCGCCTGGGCCGCGGACCTGGTCGACGCCATGCGCAGGGTGGCACGGCGGTCGGCGCACGCCAGCCTGGATCGGGCATTCGATGCGGCGGTGCGCGCCGAGCTGCGGCAGTATCGGCAGACAAGCCCTGAGCACGAAGGGCGCTTGCAGGACAACGCCTGA
- a CDS encoding alkylhydroperoxidase AhpD family core domain-containing protein, producing MRLAILDRGHRLRTKALLAIIRLVSRQPVVDAVKLAFYRPEFYGGGPLTNEAMRGPSVWTIGERELMAAYVSKANDCPFCVAAHTATSNICFDDATAAATLADLDTAPITEELRAALRLLDKLTRQHRVDADDVRAVLASGVTAEQVKDALAVSLVFNITDRLANAFGFEVAGPAAMEAGARHLVKRGYG from the coding sequence ATGAGACTGGCCATCCTCGATCGCGGCCACCGGCTGCGCACCAAGGCCCTGCTGGCAATCATTCGGCTGGTGTCACGGCAACCGGTGGTCGACGCCGTCAAACTCGCGTTCTATCGCCCGGAGTTCTACGGCGGAGGACCGCTGACCAACGAGGCGATGCGCGGACCATCGGTGTGGACGATCGGGGAGCGAGAACTCATGGCCGCCTACGTCTCGAAGGCCAACGACTGTCCGTTCTGCGTCGCCGCACACACCGCCACGTCCAACATCTGCTTCGACGACGCGACCGCAGCCGCCACCCTCGCCGATCTGGACACCGCCCCGATCACCGAAGAGTTGCGGGCTGCGCTTCGCCTGCTCGACAAGCTGACGCGCCAGCACCGCGTCGACGCCGACGATGTACGTGCCGTGCTGGCGAGCGGCGTCACTGCCGAGCAGGTCAAGGATGCCCTGGCGGTGAGCCTGGTCTTCAACATCACCGACCGGTTGGCCAATGCGTTTGGCTTCGAGGTGGCCGGCCCAGCTGCCATGGAGGCAGGCGCCCGCCACCTGGTGAAGCGTGGCTACGGCTAG
- a CDS encoding cutinase family protein: protein MSDSSARRLRLTRRGTVLAAVLLTAPVVIPAGTPGAVAPASAACPDVEVVFARGRLESPGAGAVGNAFVSALRSKTSKYVSLYAVNYPADNQIDQGANDMSAHIQNTINGCPNTRIVPGGYSLGAAVTDVMLAVPFSAFGFNNPLPPGADEHIAAVALFGNGSQWVGPITNFNPIYNDRTIEQCHGADPICNPADPNTWEENWPQHLASAYISSGMVNQAADFVAGKL from the coding sequence GTGAGCGATTCCTCGGCCCGCCGATTAAGACTCACCAGGCGAGGCACTGTGCTGGCGGCAGTCTTGCTGACCGCTCCCGTTGTGATTCCCGCCGGGACGCCCGGTGCTGTTGCACCGGCCAGCGCGGCCTGCCCCGACGTCGAAGTGGTGTTCGCCCGTGGGCGGTTGGAATCGCCCGGGGCCGGCGCGGTCGGCAACGCGTTCGTCAGCGCACTGCGCTCCAAGACCTCCAAGTACGTCAGTCTGTATGCGGTGAACTACCCCGCTGACAACCAGATCGACCAGGGCGCCAACGACATGAGCGCCCACATCCAGAACACCATCAACGGATGCCCCAACACCCGCATTGTGCCGGGGGGCTACTCACTGGGTGCAGCAGTCACCGACGTAATGCTTGCGGTCCCCTTCTCGGCATTCGGCTTCAACAATCCCCTGCCGCCGGGCGCCGACGAGCACATCGCCGCGGTGGCGCTCTTCGGCAACGGCAGTCAATGGGTCGGCCCCATCACAAACTTCAACCCGATCTACAACGATCGGACCATTGAGCAGTGCCACGGCGCCGACCCGATCTGCAACCCGGCCGACCCGAACACCTGGGAAGAGAACTGGCCGCAACACCTAGCCAGTGCTTACATTTCGTCAGGGATGGTCAACCAGGCCGCTGACTTCGTCGCCGGAAAGCTGTAG
- a CDS encoding ester cyclase, translated as MTDRYAIPSVEVLQAREKLVLDHFRDEVRKDWDDVLATFPHPHYEIIPTLTVHDGDAEVRGYYHDTRVAFPDQNHEIIALRHSADAVIVEFWLTGTHLGPLGTVPATGSRHRTRMTAYFIFDEHENLTVERIYFDTLSMVKQLIGGINLRDPRSWPLVFRVVRGLLRMSGAPDPGLVHTPPANLSR; from the coding sequence GTGACCGACCGCTACGCCATCCCGTCCGTTGAGGTCCTGCAAGCCCGCGAAAAGCTGGTCCTCGATCATTTCCGGGACGAAGTGCGGAAGGACTGGGACGACGTATTGGCCACGTTCCCGCACCCGCACTACGAGATCATCCCGACGCTGACCGTGCACGACGGCGATGCCGAAGTGCGCGGCTACTACCACGACACCCGAGTAGCCTTCCCGGACCAGAACCACGAGATCATCGCGCTGCGCCACAGTGCCGACGCGGTGATCGTCGAATTCTGGCTGACCGGAACACATCTGGGGCCGCTGGGCACTGTTCCGGCCACCGGATCACGACACCGCACCCGTATGACCGCCTACTTCATCTTCGACGAGCACGAGAACCTGACCGTCGAGCGCATTTATTTCGACACGTTGTCCATGGTCAAACAACTGATCGGCGGCATCAACCTGCGCGATCCGCGCTCCTGGCCGCTGGTCTTCCGCGTTGTGCGGGGTCTGCTGCGCATGTCCGGGGCACCCGATCCCGGCCTCGTTCACACCCCGCCGGCGAATCTGTCGCGCTGA
- a CDS encoding NAD(P)/FAD-dependent oxidoreductase — MTISTAIIGAGFAGIGAAIRLKEQGITDFVLFERGSRVGGTWRDNTYPGAACDIPSRLYSYSFAPNPDWSHTYSGSAEILGYIDTMVESFGIAPYIRFEHNVSGISYDAEAGEWTIDLDGREAVRAKSVIVASGPLANASFPNIPGIEDYEGNKIHSARWDHDYDFTGKKVAVVGTGASGVQIIPELVKVAESVKVFQRTPGWVLPRLNTATGGWLKKIYKDVPLAEKLMRSAWFWGHESVAVGVVWDSPFTRLVEALSLANLRAQVKDPWLRRQLTPDFSAGCKRLLMTSDYYPALQKDNCKLVTWPIARLSPKGIRTVEGIEHQFDAIVFATGFEVSKAGTPIPITGIDGRDLASEWSRGAYAYRSVAVSGYPNLFFTFGPNSGPGHSSALVYMEAQIDYIVGAISKLLQYEWKSLDVRPEVQDRYNQDIQRRLKSTTWNSGCQSWYLTEDGFNATMFPGFATQFVNQLKTLELEDFKITAAKTSSDPVLTA, encoded by the coding sequence GTGACTATCTCAACAGCCATCATCGGCGCCGGCTTCGCCGGCATCGGTGCGGCCATCCGCCTTAAAGAGCAGGGAATCACCGACTTCGTCCTCTTCGAACGGGGCTCGCGGGTCGGCGGAACCTGGCGCGACAACACTTACCCGGGCGCAGCCTGCGACATTCCGTCGCGGCTGTACTCCTACAGCTTCGCCCCCAACCCCGACTGGTCGCACACCTACTCGGGCAGCGCCGAGATCCTCGGCTACATCGACACCATGGTCGAATCCTTCGGAATCGCACCGTATATCCGGTTCGAGCACAACGTGTCCGGGATCAGCTACGACGCGGAAGCCGGCGAGTGGACCATCGACCTAGATGGTCGGGAAGCGGTGCGCGCCAAGTCTGTCATCGTCGCCTCCGGACCGCTGGCCAATGCTAGCTTCCCGAACATCCCGGGCATCGAGGACTACGAGGGGAACAAGATCCACAGCGCCCGTTGGGATCACGACTACGACTTCACCGGCAAGAAGGTGGCGGTAGTCGGCACCGGTGCCAGCGGTGTGCAGATCATCCCCGAACTGGTCAAGGTGGCTGAGTCGGTCAAGGTGTTTCAGCGCACGCCGGGATGGGTACTGCCGAGGCTGAACACCGCGACCGGTGGCTGGCTGAAGAAGATCTACAAGGACGTGCCGCTGGCCGAGAAGCTGATGCGGTCCGCCTGGTTCTGGGGCCATGAGTCGGTCGCGGTCGGGGTGGTGTGGGACAGCCCCTTCACCCGGCTGGTGGAAGCCCTGAGTCTGGCGAACCTGCGGGCGCAGGTGAAGGATCCGTGGCTGCGCCGACAGCTCACACCGGACTTCTCCGCCGGCTGCAAGCGACTGTTGATGACCAGTGACTACTATCCAGCACTGCAGAAGGACAACTGCAAACTGGTGACCTGGCCCATTGCTCGTTTGTCACCCAAGGGAATTCGCACCGTCGAAGGCATCGAGCACCAGTTCGACGCGATCGTGTTCGCGACCGGCTTCGAGGTATCCAAGGCCGGCACCCCGATCCCGATCACCGGAATCGACGGCCGCGACCTGGCATCGGAGTGGAGCAGGGGCGCCTACGCCTACCGCAGTGTGGCGGTATCGGGCTATCCGAATCTGTTCTTCACCTTCGGACCAAATTCCGGTCCCGGCCACAGCTCGGCTCTGGTCTACATGGAGGCTCAGATCGACTACATCGTCGGCGCCATTTCCAAACTGCTGCAGTACGAATGGAAGTCGCTCGATGTACGACCCGAGGTGCAGGACCGCTACAACCAGGACATCCAGCGGCGCCTGAAGTCCACCACGTGGAATTCCGGATGCCAGAGCTGGTACCTGACCGAGGACGGCTTCAACGCCACCATGTTCCCTGGCTTCGCGACCCAATTCGTCAACCAACTCAAGACGCTGGAACTGGAAGACTTCAAGATCACCGCCGCGAAGACAAGCAGTGACCCGGTCCTGACTGCCTAG
- a CDS encoding Na+/H+ antiporter: MFGLVVVVTLVATVVAGTILGKRYRVGPPVLLILLGGMLGLIPRFGETQLDGEIVLLLFLPAILYWESMNTSFREIRANLRVIVLVSIGLVIATAVAVSWTARSLGMEPHAASVLGAVLSPTDAAAVAGLAKKLPRRPLTVLRAESIINDGTALVLFAVTVAVATGSPAIGPIDLVGRFVGSYLGGIAAGLLVGAAVTLLRRRIDAPLEEGALSILTPFAAFLLAQTFHCSGVVAVLVSALVLTYVGPRVIAARSRLQAYAFWDMATFLINGSLWVFVGVQIPGAVHGIVNVGDGIRHATVLALAVTGVVVVTRIAWSEITTVLLRTLDRRAVQRTRRVSWRQRAVSSWAGFRGAVSLAAALAVPLSTRAGTPFPDRNLIIYVVTVVILVTVLVQGSTLPAVVRWARMPEDAAHAEELQLARTRAAEAALEALPRVADELAVSPDLVVRLLKEYQDQAELVAVSDQPSAAAERDDMVRRVHLGVLEHKRRAVTELRDRNQIDDIVLREVQADMDLEEVRLLGPADTE, from the coding sequence ATGTTTGGCCTCGTCGTTGTTGTCACCCTCGTCGCCACCGTGGTCGCCGGCACGATTCTGGGCAAGCGCTATCGCGTCGGCCCCCCGGTGTTGCTCATCCTGCTCGGCGGCATGCTGGGTCTGATCCCCCGCTTCGGCGAAACCCAGCTCGACGGGGAGATCGTGTTGCTGCTGTTCCTGCCGGCGATCCTGTACTGGGAGAGCATGAACACCAGCTTCCGGGAGATCCGGGCCAACCTGCGCGTGATCGTGCTCGTCAGCATCGGACTGGTGATTGCGACTGCGGTAGCGGTGTCCTGGACGGCGCGATCGCTGGGCATGGAGCCACATGCGGCGTCAGTTCTGGGCGCCGTCCTCTCGCCCACCGACGCGGCCGCGGTGGCCGGCCTGGCAAAGAAGTTGCCGCGCCGGCCACTGACCGTGCTGCGCGCCGAAAGCATCATCAACGACGGCACCGCACTGGTGCTGTTCGCGGTGACGGTCGCCGTCGCCACGGGCAGCCCGGCGATCGGCCCCATCGACCTGGTGGGCCGCTTCGTCGGCTCCTACCTCGGCGGTATCGCGGCCGGACTGCTCGTCGGTGCCGCGGTCACGCTGCTGCGCCGCCGCATCGACGCGCCGCTGGAGGAAGGCGCCCTGAGCATCTTGACACCGTTCGCGGCATTCCTGCTCGCCCAGACTTTTCACTGCAGCGGCGTCGTCGCGGTGCTGGTGTCGGCACTGGTCCTGACCTATGTCGGCCCGCGGGTGATCGCGGCCCGTTCGCGGCTGCAGGCATACGCCTTCTGGGACATGGCGACCTTTTTGATCAATGGCTCACTGTGGGTGTTCGTCGGAGTACAGATTCCTGGGGCGGTGCACGGGATCGTCAATGTCGGCGACGGTATTCGTCATGCCACGGTGCTGGCCCTCGCTGTCACCGGTGTAGTCGTCGTGACGCGAATCGCCTGGTCAGAGATCACCACCGTGCTGCTGCGCACCCTGGACCGGCGTGCCGTGCAGCGGACCCGCCGGGTGAGCTGGCGTCAGCGCGCGGTGTCGAGTTGGGCGGGCTTCCGCGGCGCGGTCTCCCTGGCCGCGGCACTGGCCGTCCCGCTGTCCACCCGTGCGGGCACCCCTTTTCCGGATCGCAATCTGATCATCTACGTGGTCACCGTCGTGATCCTGGTGACGGTGCTGGTCCAAGGCAGCACACTGCCCGCGGTCGTGCGGTGGGCGCGGATGCCCGAGGATGCCGCACACGCCGAGGAGTTACAGCTGGCACGTACCCGGGCCGCTGAAGCCGCCCTGGAAGCGTTGCCGCGGGTGGCCGATGAACTCGCCGTCAGCCCGGATCTGGTGGTTCGGCTGCTCAAGGAGTATCAGGATCAGGCCGAGCTGGTGGCGGTCTCCGATCAGCCCAGCGCCGCCGCGGAACGCGACGACATGGTGCGCCGAGTCCACCTGGGTGTCCTGGAGCACAAACGCCGTGCCGTGACCGAGCTGCGCGACCGAAATCAGATCGACGACATCGTGTTACGTGAGGTTCAGGCCGACATGGACCTGGAGGAAGTGCGACTGCTGGGGCCTGCCGACACCGAATAG